The Verrucomicrobiota bacterium genome includes a window with the following:
- a CDS encoding dihydroneopterin aldolase has translation MTAGCIRIHELELPTYIGVPEEERATQQVVRASVNLFPRGGLEGLGDEMERSLDYYVVAQRLKALAAQRERKLIETLAEDLVEGLWAEFSLRRVEVELRKYILPDASYVSVSLVREN, from the coding sequence ATGACCGCAGGCTGTATTCGCATTCACGAACTGGAGTTGCCAACTTACATCGGGGTGCCCGAGGAGGAGCGGGCCACCCAGCAGGTGGTGCGCGCCTCGGTGAATCTCTTCCCCCGCGGTGGCCTCGAAGGACTGGGCGATGAGATGGAGCGTTCGTTGGATTACTATGTCGTAGCGCAGCGTCTCAAGGCCCTGGCCGCTCAGAGAGAGCGCAAACTGATCGAGACCTTGGCGGAGGATCTGGTGGAGGGTCTCTGGGCGGAGTTTTCACTCCGGCGGGTGGAGGTGGAACTCCGAAAATACATTCTACCGGACGCGAGCTACGTCTCCGTCTCGCTGGTGAGAGAGAATTGA
- a CDS encoding sigma-70 family RNA polymerase sigma factor, with translation MASRGTDEDGELVRRAQGGDTTAFDELVLKHTARLYGLIYHMTSHREDADDLLQEVFAKAYRALRRFRGQARFSTWIHSIALNMTLNHLKKRKRRQEWSLADMNPAVGESPEFLEASRAADPERAFDLRALQETLNEALQRLSHDHRAVVTLHDIQGMPQADISRVLGVSSGTVRSRLFYARQQLQISLSDFLPH, from the coding sequence ATGGCGAGTCGGGGGACAGATGAGGACGGGGAGCTGGTGCGCCGGGCGCAAGGCGGAGACACCACCGCCTTTGATGAATTGGTCCTCAAGCACACCGCTCGGCTCTACGGCCTGATTTATCATATGACTTCTCATCGAGAGGACGCGGATGACCTCTTGCAGGAGGTGTTTGCCAAGGCCTACCGGGCACTCCGGCGCTTTCGAGGACAGGCCCGCTTTTCGACCTGGATTCACAGCATCGCGCTCAATATGACCCTCAATCACCTCAAAAAGCGCAAGCGACGCCAGGAGTGGTCGCTCGCAGACATGAACCCGGCGGTGGGGGAGAGTCCCGAGTTTTTGGAAGCCAGCAGAGCGGCCGATCCGGAGCGCGCTTTCGATTTGCGGGCTCTTCAGGAAACATTGAACGAGGCTCTCCAACGATTGTCTCATGATCACAGAGCAGTCGTCACCCTGCACGATATCCAAGGCATGCCGCAGGCCGACATCAGTCGCGTGCTCGGCGTTTCTTCGGGCACGGTGCGATCCCGCCTGTTCTACGCCCGCCAGCAATTGCAAATCTCCTTGAGCGACTTTCTCCCCCATTGA